The Novosphingobium terrae genome has a window encoding:
- the metX gene encoding homoserine O-acetyltransferase MetX, whose product MSDTSAILPIENPLNAVGATYDLEQPLELDGGQVLHGVRIAYETYGTLNEARDNAILICHATTGDQHVATPHPITGKPGWWSRMVGPGLPIDTDRFYVICPNVLGSCMGTTGPSSLAPDGQPYGPRFPVITIRDMVRAHVLLLKALGVENLYAVIGGSMGGMQALSLSVNWPDMAKRVLVLASTAAMPVQNIAFQELGRQAIMADPHWQGGAYHGTGNSPDAGLAVARMAAHITYLSEASLSEKFGRRLQNREAKSFGFGADFQVESYLRYQGESFTGRFDANSYLYITKAMSYFDLAEGHGEDDLPGRLAEAFKGVNSRFCLVSFDTDWLYPTSESRSIAHALNAAGAPVSFMELSAPFGHDSFLLDVPALDRVIEGFLLR is encoded by the coding sequence ATGTCGGACACCAGCGCGATCCTGCCCATCGAGAACCCGCTTAACGCAGTCGGCGCCACATATGACCTCGAACAGCCCTTGGAGCTGGACGGCGGGCAGGTGCTGCATGGCGTGCGCATCGCCTATGAAACCTATGGCACGCTGAATGAAGCGCGCGACAACGCCATATTGATCTGCCACGCCACCACCGGCGATCAACATGTGGCGACGCCGCATCCCATCACCGGCAAGCCCGGCTGGTGGAGCCGCATGGTCGGCCCCGGCCTGCCGATCGACACCGACCGTTTCTATGTGATCTGCCCCAATGTGCTGGGCAGCTGCATGGGCACCACGGGGCCGAGCAGCCTCGCGCCCGATGGTCAGCCCTATGGCCCGCGTTTCCCGGTGATCACCATCCGCGATATGGTGCGGGCGCATGTTCTGCTGCTGAAGGCTCTGGGGGTGGAGAACCTCTATGCGGTGATCGGCGGCAGCATGGGCGGGATGCAGGCGCTCTCGCTCTCGGTGAATTGGCCCGATATGGCGAAACGCGTGCTGGTGCTGGCCAGCACGGCGGCGATGCCGGTGCAGAACATCGCCTTTCAGGAGCTGGGCCGTCAGGCGATCATGGCCGATCCCCACTGGCAGGGCGGCGCTTACCACGGCACCGGCAACAGCCCCGATGCGGGCCTCGCCGTGGCGCGCATGGCGGCGCATATCACCTATCTCTCCGAGGCAAGCCTCTCGGAGAAATTCGGGCGGCGGTTGCAGAACCGCGAGGCGAAAAGCTTCGGTTTCGGCGCGGATTTTCAGGTGGAAAGCTATCTGCGCTATCAGGGCGAGAGCTTCACCGGGCGCTTCGATGCCAATTCCTACCTCTATATCACCAAGGCGATGAGCTATTTCGACCTCGCCGAGGGCCATGGCGAGGACGATCTGCCGGGCCGTCTGGCCGAGGCCTTCAAGGGCGTAAATTCGCGCTTCTGCCTTGTGTCGTTCGACACCGACTGGCTCTATCCCACCAGCGAATCGCGCTCCATCGCTCATGCGCTGAATGCGGCGGGGGCCCCGGTGTCCTTTATGGAGCTGTCCGCGCCCTTCGGTCATGACAGCTTCCTGCTCGACGTGCCCGCGCTCGACCGGGTGATCGAAGGATTTCTGCTGCGATGA
- a CDS encoding ImuA family protein: MIPQPSPLRSPLPPPLAAGHLHEIHADADGWAAALGFVLAAVTGTQSPKAPPIVLVRTTKTRQGLQPCGAGWAQLGFDSRRLVVVEAPDSLALLRAGLDAARCPGLAAVVLETWGPLPDYDLTASRRLVLAAERSGALVIMLRGDAPPRASAAQTRWHIAPAPSIALAGQAPGHAALTATLQRQRGGASGLSWLLHRDGWQGGFHDPASSTEIKPAPLSGAVVPFPALRAGETHRAA, encoded by the coding sequence ATGATTCCACAACCCTCTCCGCTCCGGTCGCCTCTGCCGCCGCCACTGGCCGCCGGCCATCTGCACGAGATTCACGCCGATGCCGATGGCTGGGCAGCGGCCTTGGGCTTTGTGCTGGCGGCGGTGACCGGCACGCAAAGCCCCAAAGCGCCGCCCATCGTGCTGGTGCGCACCACCAAGACACGACAGGGCCTGCAGCCCTGCGGCGCGGGCTGGGCGCAGCTGGGGTTCGATTCCCGGCGGCTGGTGGTGGTGGAAGCGCCCGACAGCCTTGCCCTGCTGCGCGCCGGGCTGGATGCCGCGCGCTGCCCGGGTCTGGCCGCCGTGGTGCTGGAAACATGGGGCCCGCTGCCCGACTACGATCTGACCGCCAGCCGCCGTCTGGTGCTGGCGGCGGAGCGTTCCGGCGCGCTGGTGATCATGCTGCGCGGCGATGCCCCACCCCGCGCCAGCGCCGCGCAGACCCGCTGGCACATCGCCCCGGCGCCCTCCATCGCTCTGGCAGGACAAGCGCCGGGCCATGCCGCGCTGACGGCCACGCTGCAGCGCCAGCGCGGCGGCGCCTCGGGACTGAGCTGGCTGCTGCATCGCGACGGCTGGCAGGGAGGTTTCCATGACCCCGCAAGCTCAACAGAGATCAAGCCCGCGCCGCTGTCTGGCGCTGTGGTTCCCTTTCCTGCCCTGCGAGCGGGTGAAACGCACCGCGCCGCCTGA
- a CDS encoding DMT family transporter: protein MAWFSLIIAGLLEVIWATAMKQSQGFSRFWPSVITIVGVIGSFGLLSWSMRSLPLGTAYTVWTGIGAVGAFLTGVVVLGEALTMMRAAAALLIVSGLVLMKLSAPH from the coding sequence GTGGCCTGGTTTTCTCTGATAATCGCCGGATTGCTTGAAGTTATCTGGGCGACTGCCATGAAGCAGTCGCAGGGCTTTTCACGTTTCTGGCCGAGTGTGATCACCATCGTCGGCGTGATCGGCAGCTTCGGGTTGCTGTCATGGTCCATGCGGTCCTTGCCGCTTGGCACGGCCTACACCGTCTGGACAGGCATCGGAGCTGTTGGCGCTTTTCTGACGGGCGTCGTGGTGCTGGGCGAAGCCTTGACGATGATGCGCGCCGCTGCCGCCCTGCTGATCGTGAGCGGCCTCGTGCTGATGAAGCTGTCTGCCCCGCACTGA
- a CDS encoding YdcF family protein — translation MLRRLLSLVLMVWALGFIAFAAFLPRPAGEVHADGVIVLTGGDGRIQRGLETLRKGWARQMLVSGVDQEVTQPEFATLYKIEPALMRCCITLGYDSVDTRSNASESTQWIASHHLSSVRLVTSDWHMRRAAFELTHPVPKGVTIIEDAVPTRPSLRILFTEYCKWLARQAWYFWKKT, via the coding sequence ATGCTGAGGCGCCTGCTCTCTCTGGTGCTGATGGTCTGGGCGCTGGGCTTCATCGCCTTCGCCGCCTTTCTGCCGCGCCCGGCGGGCGAGGTGCATGCCGATGGCGTGATTGTGCTGACCGGCGGCGACGGACGCATCCAGCGCGGTCTGGAAACGCTGCGCAAAGGCTGGGCGCGCCAGATGCTGGTCTCCGGCGTCGATCAGGAGGTGACTCAGCCCGAGTTCGCCACGCTCTACAAGATCGAGCCAGCGCTGATGCGCTGCTGCATCACGCTGGGTTACGACAGTGTCGATACCCGCAGCAATGCCTCTGAATCCACGCAATGGATCGCCAGCCACCACCTCTCCAGCGTGCGGCTGGTGACGTCGGACTGGCATATGCGCCGCGCCGCTTTTGAACTCACCCATCCTGTGCCAAAGGGCGTGACCATCATCGAGGATGCCGTGCCCACGCGGCCCAGCCTGCGCATCCTCTTCACCGAATATTGCAAATGGCTGGCGCGCCAGGCCTGGTACTTCTGGAAAAAGACATGA
- a CDS encoding prephenate/arogenate dehydrogenase family protein gives MSDVPFTKVAIIGLGLQGGSIGLALREHAPAIATTGYDRNPETRARAAERGLVGTVAESATEAVTGADLVIFCVPPLAMGDAARECAPALSPDALISDVGSSKVTVARALGEALPEHLVIPAHPVAGTENSGPDAGFASLFHGRWCIITPPEGADAAKVQGLSALWQAIGARVEIMDAAHHDLVLAITSHLPHLIAYTIVGTADDLQEVTQSEVIKYSAGGFRDFTRIAASDPTMWRDVFLSNRDAVLAMLQVFTEDLTELQKAIRLGDGDKLFDHFTRTRAIRRSIIEQGQDDARPNFGRQ, from the coding sequence ATGAGCGACGTGCCCTTTACCAAGGTCGCGATCATCGGTCTGGGTCTGCAAGGCGGGTCGATCGGCCTTGCCCTGCGTGAGCATGCCCCGGCCATTGCCACCACCGGCTATGACCGCAACCCCGAAACCCGCGCCCGCGCCGCCGAGCGCGGGCTGGTCGGCACCGTAGCGGAGTCCGCGACCGAAGCCGTCACCGGTGCCGATCTGGTGATCTTCTGCGTGCCGCCTCTGGCCATGGGCGATGCCGCACGCGAATGCGCCCCGGCGCTCTCGCCCGATGCGCTGATCTCCGATGTCGGCTCCAGCAAGGTCACCGTGGCGCGCGCTCTGGGCGAGGCCCTGCCCGAGCATCTGGTGATCCCCGCCCACCCCGTGGCAGGCACCGAGAACTCCGGACCGGACGCAGGCTTTGCCAGCCTGTTTCATGGCCGCTGGTGCATCATCACCCCGCCCGAAGGCGCGGACGCCGCCAAGGTCCAAGGCCTCTCCGCCCTGTGGCAGGCCATCGGCGCCAGGGTCGAGATCATGGATGCCGCGCACCATGATCTGGTCCTCGCCATCACCAGCCACCTGCCGCATCTGATCGCCTACACCATCGTCGGCACCGCGGACGACCTGCAGGAAGTGACCCAGAGCGAAGTCATCAAATACTCCGCAGGCGGCTTCCGAGATTTCACCCGCATCGCGGCGTCAGACCCTACCATGTGGCGCGACGTGTTCCTCTCCAACCGCGACGCGGTGCTGGCCATGCTGCAGGTCTTCACCGAGGATTTGACGGAGCTGCAAAAGGCCATCCGCCTCGGCGATGGCGACAAGCTGTTCGACCATTTCACCCGCACCCGCGCCATCCGCCGCTCGATCATCGAGCAGGGGCAGGATGATGCGCGGCCGAATTTCGGGCGGCAGTAA
- the hisC gene encoding histidinol-phosphate transaminase, translated as MSKRPEPKSWISAIHAYVPGKSKGTDGKPLIKLSANENPLGTSHAALEARAHAAAPSLYPDPDSKDLREALGKLNGIDPSRIVMGTGSDELLHIAAQAYAGPGDEIIYVRYGFSVYDIAARRCGAVPVVAPDLDYGTDVDALLALVSEKTRVVFVANPNNPTGSYLPKGEIARLHAGLPGDVLLVIDQAYAEYVAPEDEDGALALAEAHDNVLVTRTFSKIYGLAGERLGWATGAAPLVDALNRIRGPFNLSNSAQAMGLAAVADQDFVESSRLHNLAERTRFVEQLNALSNHGVRPLPSQANFVLILFNGKLSAETVYNGLMEHGYITRWLPGQGLPDALRITIGTAQQMDEIAAAIRSMVPGESGA; from the coding sequence ATGAGCAAGCGTCCCGAACCCAAATCATGGATCAGCGCGATCCACGCCTATGTCCCCGGCAAGAGCAAGGGCACTGACGGCAAGCCGCTGATCAAGCTGTCGGCCAATGAGAACCCGCTGGGCACCAGCCATGCGGCCTTGGAGGCACGCGCCCATGCCGCCGCCCCTTCGCTCTATCCCGATCCCGACAGCAAGGATCTGCGCGAGGCTTTGGGCAAGCTGAACGGCATCGATCCGTCGCGCATCGTGATGGGCACCGGTTCGGACGAATTGCTGCATATCGCCGCCCAAGCCTATGCCGGGCCGGGCGATGAGATCATCTATGTCCGCTACGGCTTCTCGGTCTATGATATTGCCGCGCGCCGCTGCGGGGCAGTGCCGGTGGTGGCGCCCGATCTGGATTACGGCACCGATGTCGATGCGCTGCTGGCGCTGGTGAGCGAAAAGACCCGCGTGGTCTTCGTGGCCAACCCCAACAACCCCACCGGCAGCTATTTGCCCAAGGGCGAGATCGCCCGCCTGCACGCCGGCCTGCCCGGCGATGTGCTGCTGGTGATCGATCAGGCCTATGCCGAATATGTCGCGCCCGAGGACGAGGATGGCGCTCTGGCGCTGGCCGAAGCCCACGACAACGTGCTGGTGACGCGCACCTTCTCCAAGATCTACGGCCTTGCGGGCGAACGCCTTGGCTGGGCCACCGGCGCCGCGCCGCTGGTCGATGCGCTCAACCGCATTCGCGGGCCCTTCAACCTGTCGAACAGCGCGCAGGCCATGGGGCTGGCGGCGGTGGCGGATCAGGACTTTGTGGAAAGCTCGCGCCTCCACAATCTGGCCGAGCGCACGCGGTTTGTTGAGCAATTGAACGCCCTGTCGAACCATGGCGTGCGCCCGCTGCCGTCTCAGGCGAACTTCGTGCTGATCCTGTTCAACGGCAAGCTGAGTGCCGAAACGGTCTACAACGGGCTGATGGAGCACGGCTACATCACCCGCTGGCTGCCGGGGCAAGGCCTGCCCGATGCGCTGCGCATCACCATCGGCACGGCGCAGCAAATGGATGAGATCGCCGCAGCCATCCGGTCCATGGTTCCGGGTGAATCCGGCGCATGA
- the ftsE gene encoding cell division ATP-binding protein FtsE, with protein sequence MTRMDGEIARFDNVGLRYGNEREVLSDVGFTLFAGRFYFLTGASGAGKSSLLRMLYLAQRPSRGMISLFGTDAITLPRERLPGFRRRIGVVFQDVRLVPHLSAYDNVALPLRIAGLPEKEITASVNDMLEWVGLEGRMHARPASLSGGEQQRVGIARAVIGRPELLVADEPTGNVDPDMAVKLLRLFEALNRLGTTVVVATHDMHLLQKVPDSLIMRLDRGKMSDPTGALRYPPRKAGGQTAARFPDLRDG encoded by the coding sequence ATGACCCGGATGGATGGCGAGATCGCCCGCTTCGACAATGTGGGCCTGCGCTATGGCAATGAGCGCGAGGTGCTGTCCGATGTAGGCTTCACCCTCTTCGCGGGCCGCTTCTATTTCCTCACCGGGGCGAGCGGCGCGGGCAAAAGCTCGCTGCTGCGCATGCTCTATCTGGCGCAGCGGCCCAGCCGGGGGATGATCAGCCTGTTCGGCACCGATGCCATCACCCTGCCGCGTGAACGCCTGCCCGGCTTCCGCCGCCGCATCGGCGTGGTGTTTCAGGATGTGCGGCTGGTGCCTCACCTTTCGGCCTATGACAATGTGGCGCTGCCGCTGCGCATCGCGGGCCTGCCGGAAAAGGAGATCACCGCTTCGGTGAACGACATGCTCGAATGGGTGGGGCTGGAGGGGCGGATGCATGCGCGCCCGGCCTCGCTTTCGGGCGGTGAGCAGCAGCGTGTCGGCATTGCCCGCGCGGTGATTGGGCGCCCCGAACTGCTGGTGGCGGACGAACCGACCGGCAACGTCGACCCCGATATGGCGGTCAAGCTGCTGCGCCTGTTCGAGGCGCTCAACCGGCTGGGGACCACCGTGGTGGTGGCCACCCACGATATGCATCTGCTTCAGAAAGTGCCGGATTCACTGATCATGCGGCTGGATCGCGGCAAGATGAGCGACCCCACCGGCGCGCTGCGCTATCCCCCGCGCAAGGCCGGCGGCCAGACGGCGGCCCGTTTCCCGGATCTGCGCGATGGCTGA
- the metW gene encoding methionine biosynthesis protein MetW produces MTSSQVLRPDLAVIAQNVAPGARVLDVGCGDGTLMAALRDGRDCDARGLELEPANVAACVARGLSAIQGDADTDLSFYPDDSFDYAILSQTLQTTKRPDLVMEQLLRIGRRAFVSFPNFAHWRVRLSLLWGGRMPVTRLLPVAWYETPNIHHLTVADFRDFVAQRGIAVEGAWFLEGDALTGAAAANWRAEHAVFLLKRHGD; encoded by the coding sequence ATGACGAGTTCCCAGGTTCTGCGCCCCGATCTGGCGGTGATCGCCCAGAATGTCGCGCCCGGCGCCCGTGTGCTGGATGTCGGCTGCGGCGACGGCACGCTGATGGCGGCTTTGCGCGATGGTCGCGATTGCGACGCGCGCGGTCTGGAGCTGGAACCGGCCAATGTCGCCGCCTGCGTGGCGCGCGGCCTTTCGGCGATTCAGGGCGATGCCGACACCGACCTGTCCTTCTATCCGGACGACAGTTTCGATTATGCCATCCTCTCGCAGACCCTGCAGACCACCAAGCGCCCCGATCTGGTGATGGAGCAATTGCTGCGCATCGGGCGGCGGGCATTCGTCAGCTTCCCCAATTTCGCGCATTGGCGGGTGCGGCTCTCGCTGCTGTGGGGCGGGCGGATGCCGGTGACGCGGCTGCTGCCCGTCGCCTGGTATGAAACCCCTAATATTCACCATCTTACCGTCGCCGACTTCCGTGATTTTGTTGCCCAGCGCGGCATCGCGGTGGAAGGCGCATGGTTTCTGGAAGGCGATGCTTTAACCGGGGCCGCCGCCGCCAACTGGCGCGCCGAACATGCCGTGTTCCTGCTCAAGCGTCACGGTGATTGA
- a CDS encoding lysophospholipid acyltransferase family protein, whose amino-acid sequence MTPDRGYTFEERLRSILFAIFFFGGSVLLGLLTPITRHCGEAINRWMCEHWSNWQRWCTRHVLGIRVVIEGQIPTGAVLIAVKHEAMFEAVDLPTLIDHPAIFAKVELMKVPGWGKSGEVYGLVPVERDQGAKALRAMIAAARKFSVIPRPLVIFPEGTRVHHGKKPELQSGFAGIYKLIGLPVVPIAVNSGPLFRGFWKRKGTITYRVGETIPAGLPRDEIEARVHGAINALND is encoded by the coding sequence ATGACTCCCGACAGGGGCTACACCTTTGAAGAGAGGCTGCGCAGCATCCTCTTTGCGATCTTCTTCTTCGGCGGCTCGGTGCTGCTGGGCCTGCTGACCCCCATCACCCGCCACTGCGGCGAGGCCATCAACCGCTGGATGTGCGAGCATTGGTCCAACTGGCAGCGCTGGTGCACGCGCCACGTTCTGGGCATCCGCGTGGTGATCGAGGGGCAGATCCCCACCGGCGCCGTGCTGATCGCCGTGAAGCACGAGGCCATGTTCGAGGCCGTCGACCTGCCCACGCTGATCGATCACCCCGCCATCTTCGCCAAGGTGGAGCTGATGAAGGTGCCCGGCTGGGGCAAATCCGGCGAGGTTTACGGCCTGGTCCCCGTCGAACGCGATCAGGGCGCCAAGGCCCTGCGCGCAATGATCGCGGCGGCGCGCAAGTTTTCGGTCATTCCCCGCCCTCTGGTGATCTTCCCCGAGGGCACCCGCGTCCACCATGGCAAGAAGCCCGAGCTGCAATCGGGTTTCGCCGGAATCTACAAGCTGATCGGCCTGCCCGTGGTGCCCATCGCGGTGAACAGCGGGCCGCTGTTCCGGGGCTTCTGGAAGCGCAAGGGCACGATCACCTATCGCGTGGGCGAGACCATCCCCGCAGGCCTGCCGCGTGACGAGATCGAGGCACGGGTGCATGGGGCGATTAATGCTTTGAATGATTGA
- a CDS encoding zinc-ribbon domain-containing protein has product MIIACPACATRYAVPDNAIGAKGRTVRCAKCRHSWFQDGHGIEAEAPVAAVPVAQPTPAPAMAEAMVAAPEPVAPPPPAPTVQEDWPSSYPVPAPAGDIAVATPTAFAAPVPAYERDKPEAQPAATTTVADDFDDTPSSFAHEPPFRPRRNPARMWTMLAITFGLLALVAAGAVWRFGLPGWLPFGHSPFAAGQPDLVLTFPSNRQDRRSLANGGEYFGISGTITNVGKQRRNVPQLIVVLRDAGGRKVYSWEITPAKRVLAPGESLAVSEAMTDIPRSAHGADIGWKAE; this is encoded by the coding sequence ATGATTATCGCCTGTCCAGCCTGTGCGACACGCTATGCCGTTCCGGATAATGCCATCGGAGCGAAGGGTCGCACAGTGCGCTGCGCCAAGTGCCGCCACAGCTGGTTTCAGGATGGCCATGGGATAGAGGCAGAAGCGCCTGTTGCGGCGGTTCCTGTCGCCCAGCCGACCCCCGCGCCTGCCATGGCCGAGGCGATGGTTGCCGCGCCGGAGCCCGTTGCTCCACCCCCTCCTGCCCCGACAGTGCAGGAGGATTGGCCCTCATCCTACCCCGTTCCGGCCCCGGCGGGCGACATTGCTGTCGCAACGCCGACCGCTTTTGCCGCCCCTGTCCCGGCTTACGAGCGCGACAAGCCCGAAGCGCAACCCGCCGCGACCACCACCGTCGCCGACGATTTCGACGACACACCTTCCAGCTTCGCGCATGAGCCGCCCTTCCGCCCCCGCCGCAATCCGGCGCGGATGTGGACGATGCTGGCGATCACCTTCGGCCTGCTGGCGCTGGTGGCAGCGGGCGCGGTGTGGCGCTTCGGCCTGCCCGGCTGGCTGCCCTTCGGCCATTCGCCCTTTGCGGCGGGCCAGCCCGATCTGGTGCTGACCTTCCCCTCCAACCGGCAGGATCGCCGTTCGCTGGCCAATGGCGGGGAATATTTCGGCATCAGCGGCACGATCACCAATGTCGGCAAGCAGCGGCGCAATGTGCCCCAGCTGATCGTGGTGCTGCGCGATGCGGGCGGGCGGAAAGTCTACAGCTGGGAGATCACCCCGGCCAAGCGCGTGCTGGCTCCGGGCGAATCCCTGGCCGTCAGCGAGGCGATGACGGATATTCCCCGCTCGGCCCATGGGGCGGATATCGGCTGGAAAGCCGAATAA
- a CDS encoding CsgG/HfaB family protein: MHKILNAVTAFSAAVSTLALMAPDIALAQAAPSKAEKNQRQALDDVPHCVRKLGTISIVDGDDARGWTQYNLAPPQKLLKVIVQRSGCFNIVDRGSGLQAAQRERDIAGDLGHQRGSNVGQGQIKAADYVLQAEVQGANANASGSRVGAGLGGLVGGGFGAVLGGIHSRKMEANTVLSVTNVRTTETIATTEGYAAKNSISFGGGGGGFFGSGAVGLVGGGYDNTDIGRIVTMSFLDAYAKLVNQLGGLQPGSTGTAEATPAKTFQAIAPVVMRKTPAATGATVRSLAPGAILYPTGNKQGLWWEVADENDNVGWVLNTKLGPTPSGQ, translated from the coding sequence ATGCACAAGATCCTGAACGCCGTGACGGCCTTTTCGGCCGCTGTTTCCACGCTCGCCCTGATGGCGCCCGATATCGCGCTGGCGCAGGCCGCCCCCTCCAAGGCGGAAAAGAACCAGCGCCAGGCGCTTGATGACGTGCCGCATTGCGTGCGCAAGCTGGGCACCATCTCGATCGTCGATGGTGATGATGCGCGCGGCTGGACCCAGTACAATCTGGCCCCGCCGCAGAAGCTGCTCAAGGTGATCGTGCAGCGTTCGGGCTGCTTCAACATCGTCGATCGCGGCTCTGGCCTGCAGGCCGCCCAGCGTGAGCGCGATATTGCCGGCGATCTGGGCCATCAGCGTGGTTCCAACGTCGGTCAGGGCCAGATCAAGGCTGCCGATTACGTGCTTCAGGCCGAGGTGCAGGGCGCCAATGCCAATGCCTCGGGCTCGCGCGTGGGCGCTGGCCTTGGCGGTCTGGTCGGCGGCGGCTTCGGCGCGGTGCTGGGCGGCATCCACAGCCGCAAGATGGAGGCCAACACCGTTCTCTCGGTCACCAATGTGCGGACCACCGAAACCATCGCCACCACCGAGGGTTACGCTGCCAAGAACAGCATCAGCTTCGGCGGCGGTGGCGGCGGCTTCTTCGGCAGCGGCGCGGTGGGTCTGGTCGGCGGCGGCTATGACAACACCGACATCGGTCGCATCGTGACCATGTCCTTCCTCGATGCCTATGCCAAGCTGGTGAACCAGCTTGGCGGGCTGCAGCCGGGCTCGACGGGCACGGCGGAAGCCACCCCCGCCAAGACCTTCCAGGCGATTGCCCCGGTGGTGATGCGCAAGACCCCTGCCGCCACCGGCGCCACCGTGCGCAGCCTGGCGCCCGGTGCGATCCTCTATCCCACCGGCAACAAGCAGGGCCTGTGGTGGGAAGTGGCCGACGAGAACGACAATGTCGGCTGGGTGCTGAACACCAAGCTGGGGCCGACGCCTTCGGGGCAGTAA
- a CDS encoding cell division protein FtsX, translated as MAEDLNINEDPAEAAAAEKRLLRLPGFGNIRGRGADSELVPQARLSGPMPWVIAIMVALTVIAAATGLALRNIALAAAADLSGGVSVQVLDAGEGRDRQISATLKALQDAPGVASVQLVSAQEVNNLLAPWLGGAQEQGVSAADVVPVPALIDVKTNGPADEAQLEKLRKLLGKVAPAARVDAQSHWLSPVFGAIDSLQWLAAAMVGLLGVAMTAAVLLATRSALGQHRETIAIVHMMGGTDSQIARIFQRAIGLDAFAGAALGLAVAVAAVLVLGRRFAGLGAGLIAGGALGWLDWALMVLIPLAAVVLAVVTARVTVLSALRRML; from the coding sequence ATGGCTGAGGATCTGAACATCAACGAAGACCCCGCAGAGGCCGCAGCCGCCGAAAAGCGCCTGCTGCGCCTGCCCGGCTTCGGCAACATTCGCGGGCGCGGAGCGGACAGCGAGCTGGTGCCTCAGGCGCGGCTCTCCGGGCCGATGCCATGGGTGATCGCCATCATGGTGGCGCTGACGGTGATCGCGGCGGCCACCGGCCTTGCCTTGCGCAACATCGCTCTGGCGGCGGCGGCGGACCTTTCGGGCGGCGTCAGCGTGCAGGTGCTGGATGCCGGCGAAGGGCGTGACCGGCAGATCAGCGCTACGCTGAAAGCCTTGCAGGACGCGCCCGGTGTCGCCTCGGTGCAGTTGGTCTCCGCGCAGGAGGTGAACAATCTGCTCGCCCCATGGCTGGGCGGGGCGCAGGAACAGGGTGTCAGCGCCGCCGATGTGGTGCCCGTGCCCGCGCTGATCGATGTGAAGACCAATGGCCCCGCCGATGAGGCCCAGCTGGAAAAGCTGCGCAAGCTGCTGGGCAAGGTGGCGCCTGCCGCGCGGGTGGATGCACAGTCGCATTGGCTTTCGCCCGTGTTCGGGGCGATCGATTCCCTGCAATGGCTGGCCGCCGCCATGGTCGGCCTGCTGGGCGTGGCGATGACCGCTGCCGTGCTGCTCGCCACGCGCTCGGCGCTGGGCCAGCACCGCGAGACCATTGCCATTGTCCATATGATGGGCGGCACCGATAGCCAGATCGCCCGCATTTTTCAGCGCGCCATCGGCCTTGATGCCTTCGCGGGTGCGGCTTTGGGGCTGGCGGTCGCGGTGGCGGCGGTGCTGGTGCTGGGTCGGCGCTTTGCCGGGCTTGGCGCCGGGCTGATCGCGGGCGGCGCGCTGGGCTGGCTCGACTGGGCGCTGATGGTGCTGATCCCGCTGGCCGCCGTGGTGCTGGCCGTGGTGACGGCGCGCGTGACCGTGCTCTCGGCCCTGAGACGGATGCTGTGA